The DNA window CCTGAATCATGTGTCCAAGGGCCTCGTCCGTCTTCTGCAATCCATAGGCGAGAACTTCGGTCGGGGCGCCAGTGCCGTCCACGTAGCCACCCACCTTGCCGCTCAGAGGATCGCCAACACAGCTGCCATCGGTATTGTCCTTGGCGAGTTTCTGCCCCACGCTGACGGCTTGGAAGTTCATGCCGAAAACGGTAGGAGTGCCGTGTCCGCGCGAACCATCGTGCCTGCGTCCGTGGATCTCGTTAATAATCGCCGCGACTTTTTTCTGGTCATTTGCAACCGTGCAAACCACGCTCACCGTGGCGTCGAATCCGTCAACGTTCGTAATTTCTGGTGTAAAGAGATCATCCACTCCCTTTCCAGACGGTCCGTTGACCAAATCATAGGCTGGATGCTTGTCCGCCCATGCGGTGCTTCCACCCGCCGCCTTGACCGCTTCGAAAATGGTATTGGTCCGGAGTGCTTCATGCGGGAATACCGGCACGCAGTTGCCCTGTGCATTGCGGCGCCGCGGCAGTTTCGTAGGGTCGATTACGTCCGGGGAAACGTTTCCCGAGTACCTATCTATGCTCTCGTCGAAAATCATTACGTTGCCGGCTCCACCCGAGCAGGTGGTATTCGTGGGATCGAAGAACGTGCGGTCATAGCTAACGTCGTAAAACAACCCGCTGGTGACCGGCGATCCACCTGACACCAGCGCCAATAGACCGGGAAAAGAATCGGAGTTGGCTGGTGTGCGCGCGTTGCTATAGGTAATGCCGTGCCGCGACAGTTGTGCCAGTGCGGAATTCGGATGCTGCTCGACGTACCGAGCCACGTCGAGGGCGTGCAACCCGTCAACGCTGATCAGCAGCACGTGTTTGATGTTGGGCCTGGATTCTTCGGCGATAGCTGCCAATGAAACCGACAGCACCAATAACAAAGACAGAAACACAGCGGCGGGAAGATGGCGAACGGACACTAGGGTTCCTCCTGAATTAAAGCAGCGGAAGAAGATTACTGGCCCAATGGGCTGCGTAGGTTAAGCCCCGATGAACGGCCTGTTAAAAAATTGTGAAATCGTAAGCTGGGCTTCCGGTGCGGAAACTACGGGAATTCGTGTTAGGTAACCAAATGTTCATTTCGTGTTAATAACACAGAAATAAGGCCCAACTAAACTTCTCACCGTCCAGTCCCACCCAATTCAAAGGAAAGGTAAAGCACATGAACAAACATGCCGCAATGATGGCACTCGTGCTCACAGCGCTGGTGAATGTGGTTTTCGCCGGCGAGGGGCCCAGCCCAAAAGGTGTTCCGCATCTGGACCACGTCTTCGTTGTAATAATGGAGAATCACGGTTTCAGTCAGATTTTTCACAACCCAAACGCACCGTTCATCAACCGCCTGGCAAGCTCCGCGAATTTAGCGACCAACTATTTTGCGGTCGCCCATCCCAGTTTGACCAACTATCTGGAAGTGGTGGGTGGATCCAATTTCGGGGTGCTAAGCGACAATGATCCGGATTGGCACAATGCCAGCTGCACCACGAATCTGGCCTCCGGAACAGCCAACACAGACAATCCGCCCAGTCCGAATATTTGTCCCATCGCCGGCATTGGAAGAGATGCAGCCACCGTGGCGGTTGACTTTACCAATGAGACCCAAGGCCCTCCTGGAGAGAACAACATCGATGGGATCCAATCCATTCCTGCCGCCGAAAACACCGTGGGCAAGAGTATTGGCGACCAACTCGCCGCGGCTGGAGAAAGCTGGAAAAGTTACCAGGAGAGCCTTCCAGTCGAAGGTGCCGATCTGGTGAATTACAGTGATGGCTTCTTCACCAACA is part of the Terriglobales bacterium genome and encodes:
- a CDS encoding alkaline phosphatase family protein; protein product: MSVRHLPAAVFLSLLLVLSVSLAAIAEESRPNIKHVLLISVDGLHALDVARYVEQHPNSALAQLSRHGITYSNARTPANSDSFPGLLALVSGGSPVTSGLFYDVSYDRTFFDPTNTTCSGGAGNVMIFDESIDRYSGNVSPDVIDPTKLPRRRNAQGNCVPVFPHEALRTNTIFEAVKAAGGSTAWADKHPAYDLVNGPSGKGVDDLFTPEITNVDGFDATVSVVCTVANDQKKVAAIINEIHGRRHDGSRGHGTPTVFGMNFQAVSVGQKLAKDNTDGSCVGDPLSGKVGGYVDGTGAPTEVLAYGLQKTDEALGHMIQALKSEGTYDSTLFIVSAKHGQSPINPKLTNKPGHFADLVGALPDGTTNPAAIAVTNAGSCSTGPCGLVQDDDVALIWLADQSQTSIVAKYLNANAKQLFIEEVMAGTELKLKFNDPAHDTRTPDLIVQPAYGTIYTGSSKKNAEHGGFSFGDTNVALIVSNPRLSSRVVKSPVVSSQVAPTILQSLGIDPRSLKSVRVEQTKTLPGLQ